In Patescibacteria group bacterium, the DNA window TTCATAGCGCTTAATTACTTCTTTTTTTTCCATAGCCGTTAAATGTTCATGGACTGTAGCTAAAGAAGAAACGTTAATTGCTTCAGCAATCTCTGTTAGAGTTGGTGAATAACCACTTTTCTGAATATATTGGGAAATAAAATCAAGAATTTGTTTTTGGCGTTTATAAAGAGTAACTGGCATCTCACCCTAACAATACCCGAAGAAAAAAACCTTGTCAAGAGGGAAAAAAGATGCGAGCTGGGGAGAACAGTAGAATGAGATATTCTCCCCAGCCAGGGATTTACGGATGGGCTCTAGCCTAGATGAACTAACCTCCTTACTAATACCTTCCGCATTCTCCCTAGGTCCCCCGGCCAGATCGACTTCTTCTCTGGCTTTGGCCTGTCACCTCCGTTGTACTTTCGGAAGATAAAACAGGCATTGCAGAGGCCCTTATGAACTTGATCTACCTCTTCCCCACAGTTTGGATTCTGACACTTCACTTCCACAATCTCCTTTCAACTCCTCATCCACAACGTCCTCATTTA includes these proteins:
- a CDS encoding repressor LexA → MPVTLYKRQKQILDFISQYIQKSGYSPTLTEIAEAINVSSLATVHEHLTAMEKKEVIKRYE